The following are encoded in a window of Colletotrichum lupini chromosome 3, complete sequence genomic DNA:
- a CDS encoding RTA1 like protein gives MSEVCPLSTNANCTVETCPLSCAQVEYLPTLAGNAVYAAAFGLLLIAQIGLGIRYKTWGFMVGMICGLVLEVVGYAGRIMLHNNPFDFNNFIIYLVPLTIAPAFLAGALYLCLSRIIIVHGQHISRFSPRTYAITFMTSDFISLVLQGAGGGIAATANTHSGSETGRAMMVAGVVFQVVSLLVFMLLWLEFVFRLRKTTEGNKGGSRFAELRSTKKFFLFQWALGAAVLLVFIRSVYRVAELQQGFNGPIANDEVSFMILEGPMIFLAILAVTVFHPGIGFDGQWSSAAWSVKHSRKAAFEMSSSSMEEIQGNHA, from the exons ATGTCGGAAGTTTGCCCTCTTTCAACAAATGCCAACTGCACCGTGGAAACATGTCCCCTCAGCTGTGCTCAAGTTGAATACCTTCCAACTCTTGCTGGTAATGCAGTCTACGCTGCAGCCTTTGGGCTGCTTCTGATCGCCCAGATTGGTCTCGGCATCCGATATAAGACATGGGGATTTATGGTCGGCATGATCTGTGGTCTCGTCCTCGAGGTCGTCGGATATGCCGGCAGAATCATGCTGCATAACAACCCATTCGACTTCAACAACTTCATCAT CTACCTCGTTCCTCTTACAATCGCACCCGCCTTCCTCGCCGGTGCCCTCTACCTCTGCCTCTCCCGTATCATCATCGTCCACGGCCAGCACATCTCTCGCTTCAGCCCTCGCACCTACGCAATCACATTCATGACGAGTGACTTTATCTCACTCGTTCTCCAGGGCGCCGGTGGTGGTATCGCAGCTACTGCAAACACACATTCCGGCAGCGAGACAGGCAGAGCAATGATGGTCGCGGGTGTCGTGTTCCAAGTCGTATCCCTGCTGGTCTTCATGCTCCTGTGGCTGGAGTTCGTCTTCCGCCTCCGCAAGACGACCGAGGGCAACAAGGGTGGATCACGCTTCGCTGAGCTCAGGTCGACAAAGAAGTTCTTCTTGTTCCAGTGGGCGCTCGGGGCGGCTGTTTTGCTTGTCTTCATCCGCTCGGTTTATCGTGTTGCGGAGTTGCAGCAGGGCTTTAACGGGCCTATTGCCAATGACGAGGTTTCTTTCATGATCTTGGAGGGGCCCATGATTTTCCTGGCAATCCTCGCTGTAACGGTTTTCCATCCCGGTATTGGATTTGATGGTCAGTGGAGCAGCGCGGCTTGGTCTGTTAAGCACTCCAGGAAGGCTGCCTTTGAAATGAGCAGCTCTTCGATGGAGGAGATTCAAGGCAATCATGCTTGA
- a CDS encoding major facilitator superfamily transporter: MSDDKNDGLLVPIDFNNVSGGRRESRIDKYAKRSSQMFIPFSIVDFRHSQALTPASPRYPMQTLQEGGRGLERIDSIDTITAEKQEAAVHEEEVLGSTEIYDKDGNIRLVPTPTPDPKDPLNLPEWRKWLAVASLCFFGSVSLAAEIAVAGLLPVFILEYSGVDPAPTLKHADLKGNPNPLAIVPSGVTPVSLTSVSLLATIPMLSNGVATYLLVPLTAAIGRRPVLILTSAFSWGGGFWAGYSKSLTSHIAARVFHGLGSGAVEALLPLIVQDMMFLHKRNKAVASIIASQGPMIMLFGILGPYIAVNWDWRWIYWITSAVGVLTWIMLILFVPETLRQRSKAELAGHQLWPIAAGEDRTQLDYATYGARTRWDDLGFFQSGTHWKDAGLQIIATLKTTMFPAVLWCTLLQVAFGMVMGATGQATSFALLAAGVPFELTGLSQIPQILSTIVIFVVGGPVADSVSLWISKKKGGREAEHQLPNLILPIFFAITGALVFGYADQNHLHYAVLLLGTFFLMTSTLITAPIVQNYVIESYPQWAGPVLVNVSTLRVFISFPLNTQVTTWLQELGPMKFTVYLSIILLVVSTGIPILFIFGKKLRMKTSDKTAARPIA; this comes from the exons ATGAGCGACGACAAAAACGATGGGCTTCTCGTCCCAATCGACTTCAATAATGTCAGTGGCGGTAGACGAGAATCGAGGATCGATAAGTACGCCAAGCGCAGCTCGCAGATGTTTATCCCATTCAGCATCGTGGATTTTCGACATTCCCAGGCGCTGACCCCAGCATCCCCGCGCTATCCGATGCAGACCTTGCAGGAAGGTGGACGAGGGCTCGAGAGGATCGATTCCATCGATACGATCACGGCTGAGAAGCAGGAGGCTGCCGTCCATGAAGAGGAAGTGCTTGGAAGTACTGAGATTTATGATAAGGATGGCAACATCCGGCTTGTGCCC ACTCCTACTCCGGATCCCAAGGATCCTCTCAATCTGCCTGAGTGGCGCAAGTGGCTTGCTGTCGCCTCGTTATGCTTCT TCGGCTCCGTCTCGCTTGCTGCCGAGATCGCCGTCGCTGGCCTCTTGCCCGTGTTCATCCTTGAGTACTCTGGAGTCGATCCGGCTCCAACTCTCAAGCATGCCGATCTCAAAGGCAACCCAAACCCTCTTGCCATTGTGCCATCCGGCGTGACTCCAGTTTCTCTGACGTCTGTTTCTCTTCTGGCGACCATTCCCATGCTCAGTAATGGTGTTGCTACGTATCTCTTGGTCCCTCTTACGGCTGCCATCGGCAGACGTCCGGTACTCATCCTCACGTCGGCTTTTTCCTGGGGCGGAGGGTTCTGGGCCGGATACAGCAAGTCGCTTACAAGCCATATTGCTGCCAGAGTCTTCCACGGTCTTGGGTCTGGTGCTGTCGAGGCCTTGCTCCCTTTGATCGTCCAGGACATGATGTTTCTTCATAAGAGAAACAAAGCTGTGGCGTCCATCATTGCCAGTCAG GGGCCAATGATTATGCTTTTCGGAATCCTTGGCCCGTACATTGCTGTCAACTGGGACTGGCGATGGATCTACTGGATCACATCTGCCGTCGGCGTCCTGACCTGGATCATGCTCATCCTGTTTGTCCCCGAGACACTCAGACAGAGATCCAAAGCAGAGCTTGCTGGACACCAGCTGTGGCCCATAGCTGCGGGCGAGGACCGCACTCAGCTAGACTACGCCACATACGGCGCGCGTACGCGGTGGGATGACCTGGGGTTCTTCCAGAGCGGAACTCATTGGAAGGATGCCGGCCTCCAGATCATCGCCACTCTCAAGACCACCATGTTCCCCGCTGTCTTGTGGTGCACTCTGTTGCAGGTTGCATTTGGGATGGTCATGGGTGCGACAGGACAGGCGACCTCATTCGCTCTTCTCGCTGCTGG CGTTCCTTTCGAACTCACCGGCCTTTCGCAAATTCCCCAGATCTTGTCAACTATCGTCATATTCGTCGTCGGTGGACCAGTCGCCGACTCAGTGTCTCTCTGGATCTCGAAGAAGAAGGGTGGCCGTGAAGCCGAACACCAGCTTCCCAATCTCATCCTGCCCATTTTCTTCGCCATCACGGGTGCTCTAGTGTTTGGATACGCCGATCAGAACCACCTTCATTACGCCGTCTTGCTGCTCGGGACCTTCTTTCTTATGACATCAACCTTGATCACAGCGCCGATTGTGCAAAACTATGTCATTGAGAGCTACCCCCAGTGGGCTGGTCCCGTTCTGGTAAACGTCTCGACTCTACGTGTTTTCATATCCTTTCCTCTTAACACACAGGTGACAACTTGGCTTCAAGAATTAG GTCCAATGAAGTTCACAGTCTATCTGTCCATCATACTCCTAGTCGTCTCGACCGGCATTCCAATTCTCTTCATCTTTGGCAAGAAGTTACGCATGAAGACGTCCGACAAA ACAGCAGCCCGTCCAATAGCGTAG
- a CDS encoding serine carboxypeptidase — translation MVVSKAYLLGWAAAVAIASPVAVETPFSWKNTEYVLTFGDSYTFVQGTEGRWAYSFIGSQLNISFTPEQLLGDRIVPGQNTSSAGGPNWVEQWDTYGKSVINADPTKSLVASYIGINDINDMANFQLPVNGLNSWEELYTAVIAEQFAALETVYGAGHRHFLFLNLPPLDKNPASQLNPARLPSTDMIKTFNGVVNQTAKAFSEKHPDVTALVFDTYSWLTQVFDNAASYGFTNTSSFCPSYKAWDIDTNYAAYGCQPIYEYFWYNSGHITYHMLSSASIALVGLAGLAAAQFPPTPEGIKVLKSKFHENVTISYKEPGICETTPGVKSYAGYVQLPSGTLNDVDGEAQDYPINTFFWFFEARKAPENAPLAIWLNGGPGGSSIMGLLEENGPCFVNEDSKTTRLNPWSWNNEVNLLYIDQPTQVGFSYDIPTNITIHANENFEENGPWGMFPANFSDGVPEGNYTYRYGTASSQKLSQTSNTTAHAAHALWHFAQTWFFEFPGYKPIDDRVSLWAESYGGHYAPGIFRHFQTQNELIQNGSSPEENAQFIHLDTLGIVNGLIDLSIQGETWITFPYNNTYGMQIFNESVYDALMHNWTRPDGCKDRILDCQEALKEHGPLVANGAKKNYTEICGDFLTECGFNAVEIYQSKDDGRGWYDIGHSKYDPFPAPHLYGYLTEGEVLSSLGVPVNYSESSAAVGISFQNTFDMILGGFGESIGYLLDSGVKVHMMYGDRDYACNWVGGEKASLAIPYNRSIDFANAGYAPLITPDGVTGMTRQFGNYSFSRVYQAGHEVPSYQPVTAYEIFMRATFNRDIATGLIPVTDELSTIGVKDTWHIKNIPPQEPDPICYVLKPETCPEDVWKTVEDGTALVKDYYVIDATRESQGQQISEEL, via the exons ATGGTTGTCTCCAAGGCCTACCTGCTCGGCTGGGCAGCAGCAGTTGCGATTGCTTCGCCAGTCGCTGTTGAGACACCCTTCAGCTGGAAGAATACGGAATATGT ACTCACATTTGGCGACTCTTACACATTCGTCCAAGGAACCGAAGGTCGCTGGGCATACAGCTTCATCGGATCCCAGCTGAACATTTCTTTCACACCCGAGCAGCTCCTCGGTGACCGCATTGTTCCGGGGCAGAACACGTCTTCTGCCGGCGGGCCTAATTGG GTCGAACAATGGGATACCTACGGCAAGTCAGTCATTAACGCCGATCCCACCAAGTCACTCGTGGCCTCCTACATTGGAATCAATGACATCAATGACATGGCCAATTTCCAGCTCCCTGTCAACGGGCTGAACAGCTGGGAAGAACTGTACACTGCAGTCATCGCGGAGCAGTTTGCAGCCTTGGAGACTGTATATGGAGCCGGGCATCGCCACTTCCTGTTCCTGAACTTACCTCCCCTCGATAAGAAT CCCGCATCGCAACTCAACCCAGCCCGTCTTCCAAGCACAGACATGATCAAGACGTTCAACGGCGTAGTCAACCAGACCGCAAAGGCGTTCTCAGAAAAGCATCCCGACGTGACTGCTCTGGTATTTGACACGTACAGCTGGCTGACACAGGTCTTTGATAACGCGGCGTCGTACGGGTTCACCAATACGAGCTCTTTCTGCCCTAGCTACAAAGCCTGGGATATCGATACGAACTATGCCGCATACGGGTGTCAGCCGATTTATGAGTACTTCTGGTATAATTCGGGTCATATTACATACCAT ATGTTGTCCTCCGCCTCAATCGCGCTTGTCGGGCTCGCCGGTCTCGCGGCCGCGCAGTTCCCGCCCACACCCGAGGGGATCAAGGTGCTGAAGTCCAAATTCCACGAAAATGTCACTATTTCATACAAAGAG CCCGGTATCTGTGAGACCACGCCCGGGGTCAAGTCATACGCCGGATACGTGCAGCTACCCTCAGGAACCCTGAATGACGTCGATGGGGAAGCTCAAGACTACCCAATCAACAC CTTCTTCTGGTTCTTTGAGGCGCGCAAAGCTCCCGAAAATGCTCCATTGGCAATCTGGCTCAACGGCGGACCGGGAGGCTCCTCCATCATGGGCCTCCTCGAAGAAAACGGCCCCTGCTTTGTTAACGAGGACTCCAAGACGACTCGTCTGAATCCGTGGAGTTGGAACAACGAAGTGAATCTACTCTACATCGACCAACCGACTCAGGTCGGATTCTCCTACGATATCCCAACCAATATTACCATCCACGCCAACGAGAACTTCGAAGAGAACGGACCATGGGGCATGTTCCCCGCCAACTTCAGCGATGGTGTACCCGAGGGCAACTACACCTACCGGTACGGCACTGCATCCAGCCAGAAGCTATCGCAGACATCGAACACCACGGCGCATGCTGCTCACGCTCTGTGGCACTTTGCGCAGACGTGGTTCTTTGAGTTCCCTGGCTACAAGCCCATTGACGACCGGGTCAGCTTGTGGGCCGAGTCATACGGAGGACACTATGCGCCTGGTATTTTTCGACACTTCCAGACGCAGAACGAGTTGATCCAGAATGGCTCATCGCCCGAGGAGAATGCCCAGTTTATCCACCTTGATACGCTTGGAATCGTCAACGGGCTCATTGACCTGTCGATCCAAGGTGAGACTTGGATCACGTTCCCGTACAATAAT ACCTATGGAATGCAAATCTTCAATGAGTCGGTTTACGATGCGTTGATGCACAACTGGACCCGCCCAGACGGTTGCAAAGACCGAATTCTTGACTGCCAGGAAGCCCTCAAAGAACATGGACCGCTAGTCGCCAACGGTGCCAAGAAGAACTACACTGAAATTTGCGGCGACTTCCTTACCGAGTGCGGCTTCAACGCCGTCGAAATCTACCAGAGCAAAGACGATGGAAGGGGCTGGTATGATATCGGACACAGCAAATATGACCCTTTCCCGGCCCCGCACTTGTACGGGTACCTCACCGAAGGCGAGGTTTTGTCGTCTCTCGGCGTGCCTGTGAACTACTCGGAATCGTCCGCGGCAGTGGGCATCAGCTTCCAGAATACCTTCG ATATGATCCTGGGTGGATTTGGAGAGTCAATCGGGTACCTCCTCGATAGCGGCGTCAAAGTTCACATGATGT ATGGAGATCGCGACTACGCCTGTAACTGGGTCGGCGGCGAGAAGGCTAGTCTGGCGATCCCCTACAACCGATCGATAGACTTTGCCAACGCCGGGTACGCCCCGCTCATCACCCCCGATGGTGTGACGGGCATGACGCGCCAGTTCGGTAACTACAGTTTCTCGCGTGTCTACCAAGCCGGCCACGAGGTGCCGTCCTATCAGCCCGTGACGGCGTACGAGATCTTTATGCGGGCGACGTTCAACCGGGACATCGCGACGGGACTCATCCCCGTCACGGACGAGCTGTCGACGATCGGCGTCAAGGACACGTGGCACATTAAGAACATTCCGCCCCAGGAGCCGGATCCGATTTGCTATGTCCTCAAGCCCGAGACATGCCCCGAGGATGTGTGGAAGACGGTCGAGGACGGGACCGCACTGGTGAAGGACTACTACGTGATTGACGCTACTCGAGAGAGTCAAGGCCAACAGATTTCCGAGGAGCTGTGA